In a single window of the Acetivibrio clariflavus DSM 19732 genome:
- a CDS encoding non-ribosomal peptide synthetase, translating to MNTLSEVICSRSESKRGVIFISGENEEKFVSYKEIFDKSLKILYVLQSKNIKPGEQLIIYVNDNESHIYYFWACILGRIIPVPVAVGNNDENIFKLFNIMEILDSPYIVTDLKIYKMLKDFLAKKNQSYILERFQDRIIFDIDFCDVDQKGIIKQSSPDDIAFIQFSSGSTGNPKGVTLTHKNLITNINAMIEGARLVSDDIFLSWMPLTHDLGFIGFHLTPTCIDMNHYIMPTSLFIRHPILWFKKANEHRATVLASPNFGYKYFLKFFKPEKCTGWDLSCIRLIVNGAEPISYKLCKEFLNVMAELRLKSNTMFTVYGMAEACLAVTFPPIYEDLKCVYVDRRFLNVGQEVKYVNSDDDNAAEFVDLGYPVKDVYLKICDEDIRELDENIVGHIFIKGENVTKLYYNDPETTKNIITSDGWLNTGDLGIIRNGRLLVTGRAKDVHFVNGQNFYLHDIERVAEGVEGVELGEIAAACVYNKELQKEELLLFVLYKKELEEFADFAISIKKHINKQMGLEVRHVIPIRKIPKTTSGKIQRYKLSNRYEDGEFSNTVAMLETIISRKTHKNNICISRTQQELLNICEEVLGLKNIGVDDNFFEVGFNSLLLSQVVSRLDQMYPGRVQETDFFTYPTIAKLAEYIDSKESYSIKFVKLPNEYFINNFNETENKQIFKAEIDKFMLDKLIKIANSENVSIADIFVAAYIFMFSRLNNEKNIEIQTLLDSKEKVVPINLDITEIDDFNSLIKFVKAKRDQKEENEGYSVKNIKNIFIKKETGNVLPLIINRDALPKGMELINYYDVILLINEIDSSIILEFEYNYRRIKGEKAKVLINSYVNIIKFIVEKYEI from the coding sequence TTGAATACATTGTCTGAGGTTATTTGTTCTCGTTCAGAGAGCAAAAGGGGAGTTATCTTTATTTCAGGGGAGAATGAAGAAAAGTTTGTGTCTTATAAGGAAATTTTCGACAAATCTCTGAAAATTTTGTATGTACTCCAATCTAAGAATATAAAACCAGGAGAACAATTAATAATTTATGTAAATGATAATGAAAGTCATATTTACTATTTTTGGGCATGTATATTAGGTAGAATAATACCTGTACCAGTAGCTGTTGGCAACAATGACGAAAATATTTTTAAGCTGTTTAATATTATGGAGATTCTCGACAGCCCTTATATAGTTACTGATCTGAAAATCTATAAAATGTTAAAAGATTTTCTTGCAAAAAAGAATCAAAGTTACATATTGGAACGTTTTCAGGATCGTATCATATTTGATATTGACTTTTGTGATGTGGATCAAAAAGGTATAATAAAACAATCTTCGCCTGATGATATAGCTTTTATTCAATTTTCATCAGGTTCAACGGGTAATCCAAAGGGTGTAACTCTAACTCATAAGAATTTGATTACAAATATAAATGCGATGATAGAGGGTGCCAGATTAGTATCTGATGATATTTTTCTAAGTTGGATGCCATTAACTCACGATTTAGGCTTTATTGGTTTTCACCTCACACCAACTTGTATCGACATGAATCATTATATTATGCCAACTTCACTTTTCATAAGACATCCGATACTTTGGTTCAAGAAAGCTAATGAGCATAGAGCTACCGTTTTGGCTTCTCCTAATTTTGGTTATAAATATTTTTTAAAATTCTTTAAACCAGAGAAATGTACTGGATGGGATTTGTCATGCATACGTTTAATTGTCAATGGTGCAGAGCCCATTTCATATAAATTATGTAAAGAATTTTTAAATGTAATGGCAGAATTGAGATTAAAAAGTAATACTATGTTTACAGTTTATGGGATGGCTGAGGCATGTCTTGCTGTTACATTTCCGCCAATATATGAAGATTTGAAATGTGTTTATGTTGATCGTAGGTTTCTTAACGTAGGACAGGAAGTCAAATATGTAAATTCTGATGATGATAATGCTGCTGAATTTGTTGATTTAGGATATCCGGTTAAGGATGTTTATTTGAAGATTTGTGATGAAGACATAAGAGAGCTGGATGAAAATATTGTTGGACATATATTCATAAAAGGTGAAAATGTAACAAAGCTTTATTATAATGACCCTGAGACAACAAAAAACATAATCACCAGTGACGGATGGTTAAATACAGGGGATTTAGGCATAATTAGAAACGGCCGTCTTTTGGTAACTGGTAGAGCTAAAGATGTTCATTTTGTAAATGGGCAGAACTTTTATCTTCATGACATTGAAAGAGTTGCAGAAGGGGTTGAAGGAGTAGAGCTTGGTGAAATAGCAGCAGCATGTGTCTACAACAAAGAACTTCAAAAGGAAGAACTCTTATTATTTGTTTTATATAAAAAAGAGTTGGAGGAATTTGCTGATTTTGCAATATCAATAAAAAAACATATAAATAAGCAGATGGGCTTGGAAGTTAGACATGTTATACCCATTAGGAAGATACCTAAAACTACAAGCGGAAAAATTCAGAGGTATAAATTAAGTAATAGATATGAAGATGGGGAGTTTTCTAATACTGTAGCTATGTTAGAAACTATAATATCCAGAAAGACCCATAAGAACAATATTTGTATAAGTAGAACACAGCAGGAGCTATTGAATATATGTGAAGAAGTATTAGGTTTGAAAAATATAGGTGTAGATGATAACTTTTTTGAAGTTGGTTTTAATTCCTTACTGCTAAGTCAGGTAGTAAGCCGTTTAGATCAAATGTATCCAGGCAGAGTACAGGAAACTGATTTTTTTACCTATCCTACAATCGCAAAGCTGGCAGAGTATATAGACAGTAAAGAAAGCTATTCAATTAAATTTGTCAAACTGCCAAATGAATATTTTATCAACAATTTTAATGAAACAGAAAACAAACAAATTTTTAAGGCTGAGATTGACAAGTTTATGCTTGATAAGCTTATAAAGATAGCAAACTCTGAAAATGTAAGTATTGCAGATATATTTGTAGCCGCTTATATTTTTATGTTTTCGCGGCTGAACAATGAAAAAAATATTGAAATTCAAACTCTTTTAGACAGTAAAGAGAAAGTTGTACCTATTAACTTGGATATTACTGAAATAGATGATTTTAATAGCTTAATAAAATTTGTCAAGGCTAAAAGAGATCAAAAGGAAGAGAATGAGGGGTATTCTGTCAAGAATATTAAAAATATATTTATCAAAAAAGAGACAGGGAATGTTTTACCGTTAATTATAAATAGAGATGCCTTACCTAAAGGCATGGAATTAATCAATTATTACGATGTTATTCTCTTAATAAATGAGATTGATAGCAGTATTATACTTGAATTTGAATATAATTACAGACGTATAAAAGGGGAAAAAGCTAAAGTTTTAATTAATAGTTATGTAAATATTATCAAATTTATAGTAGAAAAATATGAAATTTAA
- a CDS encoding RNA-directed DNA polymerase encodes MEEGKSFEISRHQVLEAYKRVKANHGASGVDGVNFEEFEKELKNNLYKIWNRKSSGSSF; translated from the coding sequence ATGGAAGAAGGAAAGTCGTTTGAGATTTCACGACATCAAGTCCTGGAAGCATACAAACGTGTAAAAGCGAATCATGGTGCAAGTGGAGTTGATGGTGTTAACTTTGAAGAATTTGAAAAGGAGTTGAAGAACAATTTATATAAGATATGGAATAGGAAGTCATCAGGTAGTTCCTTCTGA